One window of Atribacter laminatus genomic DNA carries:
- a CDS encoding PIG-L deacetylase family protein, with amino-acid sequence MSGKPKSRLRRVVKAVITMICILIGSFFLVKILPFNSVFSPFFRVYSKVYTKLIEPLIEDSERILIFAPHPDDETLSCGGTIQKALSQGKTVKVVFVTSGDSFGNDYEMIHTSKDSPKGVTLGYLRQKEALEATAILGLAKENVIFLGYPDRGLERMWWIYRDYEHSFRSPYTQTDKSPYLSSYTLSASYCGDQVISDIQDILETFQPQTIYLPHASDLHTDHRANYNFVKEAFERLRQKGSSWIDDAKIYLYLVHFGRMKWPPLWGYAPHLRLYPPSQLMSTRQWTGFELTQEEISSKKKALDQYQSQKEIRESLLAFVKINEVYAIDTDYYLPQNGKATILDERGEFALPKLVGGGDIKQMEVVRKENSIVLKLHYDSGIPLRVRYRFFLIGYSEGEVVFRESYMLFDKKRPVRIQGDYLSSLPIVTNGRGWVALTFDFDHRPFPESLFLCAESSIPTNLMLDRLPWSMVIMENVE; translated from the coding sequence ATGAGTGGAAAGCCGAAGAGTCGTTTACGTCGAGTCGTCAAAGCGGTCATAACAATGATCTGCATCTTAATCGGTTCATTCTTTCTGGTTAAAATCCTTCCTTTTAATTCGGTTTTTTCTCCTTTTTTTCGCGTTTATTCTAAAGTCTACACCAAACTAATTGAACCCTTGATTGAAGATTCCGAGCGGATTCTCATTTTTGCCCCTCATCCCGATGATGAAACTTTAAGCTGTGGGGGAACCATTCAAAAAGCACTCTCTCAAGGGAAAACCGTAAAGGTGGTTTTTGTTACTTCGGGAGATAGCTTTGGTAATGATTATGAAATGATCCATACATCCAAAGATTCTCCTAAAGGTGTGACCCTTGGTTACCTCCGTCAAAAAGAAGCCTTAGAAGCAACTGCAATTTTGGGGTTAGCGAAAGAAAACGTCATTTTTTTAGGGTATCCTGATCGCGGTTTAGAGAGAATGTGGTGGATTTATCGAGATTATGAACATAGTTTCCGTTCGCCCTATACTCAAACCGACAAATCGCCCTATTTATCAAGTTATACCCTTTCAGCATCTTACTGTGGTGATCAGGTCATAAGTGACATACAGGATATTTTGGAAACCTTCCAGCCTCAAACTATTTATCTTCCTCACGCTTCGGACCTCCATACTGATCATCGGGCTAATTATAATTTCGTTAAGGAAGCTTTTGAGCGTCTACGGCAAAAAGGTTCCAGCTGGATTGATGATGCCAAAATCTATCTCTATCTGGTCCATTTCGGCCGAATGAAATGGCCTCCACTCTGGGGGTATGCACCTCATCTCCGGCTTTACCCTCCTTCTCAATTAATGTCAACTCGCCAATGGACTGGTTTTGAACTAACTCAGGAAGAAATCAGTAGCAAAAAGAAGGCTCTTGATCAATATCAGAGCCAAAAGGAAATTAGAGAATCTCTTCTGGCCTTTGTCAAAATCAATGAGGTTTATGCTATCGATACTGATTATTATCTACCTCAAAATGGAAAGGCAACAATTTTAGATGAAAGAGGCGAGTTTGCTCTCCCCAAACTGGTTGGAGGTGGAGATATCAAACAAATGGAGGTTGTCCGAAAAGAGAATAGTATCGTTCTCAAACTTCATTATGACTCTGGTATACCGCTACGGGTTCGGTATCGTTTTTTCTTGATCGGGTACAGTGAGGGTGAGGTAGTTTTTCGAGAAAGTTATATGCTCTTTGACAAAAAACGCCCAGTTCGTATTCAAGGTGATTATCTATCCTCTTTGCCAATAGTCACCAATGGGAGAGGGTGGGTGGCTTTAACCTTCGATTTCGATCACCGTCCTTTCCCGGAATCTCTTTTCCTCTGTGCCGAATCGTCTATCCCCACCAATTTAATGCTTGACCGCCTCCCCTGGAGCATGGTCATCATGGAGAATGTGGAATAA
- a CDS encoding GNAT family N-acetyltransferase: protein MDKKTIIIRNARVDDLPGITEIYNEAVVNTFSTFHLYPRSLDDQKKWFEKHGEKYPLLIAEEDESIVAWASLSPYSEREGYQYTVSDSIYVRQGYRQRGIGYDLLHGLVSEAQALKYHSIIATIARVNIPSIKLHEKLGFVCRGILPEAGYKFSKWVDICIYQKIL, encoded by the coding sequence ATGGACAAAAAAACGATAATCATACGAAATGCCCGGGTTGATGACCTTCCCGGGATAACTGAAATTTATAACGAGGCTGTAGTTAACACTTTCTCGACTTTTCATCTCTATCCAAGGTCGCTTGATGACCAGAAGAAATGGTTTGAAAAACATGGAGAAAAATACCCTCTTCTTATTGCTGAGGAAGATGAATCAATAGTTGCTTGGGCGAGTCTTTCTCCTTATTCGGAAAGGGAAGGTTATCAATATACTGTTTCCGATTCAATTTATGTCCGCCAGGGATATCGGCAAAGAGGAATTGGATATGACCTGCTTCATGGTCTGGTCAGTGAAGCACAAGCCTTAAAATACCATTCCATAATAGCTACCATTGCCAGGGTGAATATTCCCAGTATAAAGCTTCATGAAAAACTAGGCTTTGTTTGTCGTGGGATTCTGCCCGAAGCTGGATATAAATTTAGTAAATGGGTCGATATCTGTATTTATCAGAAAATATTGTGA
- the amaP gene encoding alkaline shock response membrane anchor protein AmaP: MFWGKLFALILAIISLLVAFFVVVMIFNVISLITIQQWLLSFYLFFTQNIFFKILGILVAVLFVFLACALLRFLLPKMDNSIVYETPEGEIKISFNSLKALTKEALRNVDEVVSVEPEITKAGNEAQILLHLQVKSDTSVPDLSSMVQNKVREKIERQTGIIVKNIKLFVDLKSQEKPVENP, translated from the coding sequence GTGTTTTGGGGAAAATTATTTGCCCTGATTTTAGCAATAATATCCTTACTGGTGGCGTTTTTTGTAGTGGTCATGATTTTCAATGTGATATCTCTCATTACTATCCAGCAATGGCTTTTATCTTTTTATCTTTTCTTTACCCAAAATATTTTCTTTAAAATATTGGGAATATTGGTGGCCGTTTTATTCGTATTTTTGGCATGTGCTTTGCTCCGTTTCCTACTCCCAAAAATGGATAACTCGATAGTTTACGAAACGCCCGAGGGAGAAATTAAAATATCCTTCAATTCATTAAAAGCCTTAACCAAAGAAGCATTGCGTAATGTTGATGAGGTTGTGAGCGTTGAACCTGAAATAACCAAAGCAGGCAATGAAGCTCAAATCCTTCTTCACCTTCAAGTCAAATCAGATACATCAGTACCAGATTTGTCATCGATGGTTCAGAACAAGGTTCGAGAAAAGATAGAAAGACAAACTGGTATTATTGTAAAAAATATCAAGCTCTTTGTGGATTTAAAATCCCAGGAAAAGCCGGTCGAGAATCCTTAA
- a CDS encoding methyltransferase family protein — protein MERSLSASAEKLGAFLFPYRGMIWGITGLLVFLFAQVKTTFFISGLLTLAIGEIFRIWGVGYIKNYRGPMFEVAELTTAGPYAFVRNPLYLANGIIGTGISLFSGYIFMIPLFFLLFLLLYHPIICAEEQFLANKFKEEYINYYQKVPRYLPIFRPYPHPLGSFSWNVILIKEIHTITTLLIISVLFYLRGYGFLRILDRLFLGF, from the coding sequence ATGGAACGCAGTCTTTCCGCATCAGCAGAAAAGTTGGGAGCCTTTCTTTTCCCTTATCGAGGTATGATTTGGGGAATTACAGGGCTTCTGGTTTTTCTTTTTGCACAAGTAAAAACCACTTTTTTCATATCCGGTTTATTGACCCTCGCTATTGGAGAAATTTTCCGAATTTGGGGTGTTGGTTACATAAAAAATTACCGTGGTCCAATGTTTGAGGTTGCTGAACTCACTACAGCCGGTCCCTATGCCTTTGTCCGGAATCCACTCTATCTTGCTAATGGAATCATTGGAACTGGAATATCGCTTTTTTCTGGTTATATTTTTATGATTCCTTTGTTCTTTTTACTTTTTCTTCTTCTTTATCACCCAATCATATGCGCCGAAGAACAATTCCTCGCCAATAAATTTAAGGAAGAGTACATCAATTACTATCAAAAAGTACCACGATACTTACCAATATTTCGTCCTTATCCTCACCCTTTAGGGAGCTTTTCCTGGAATGTTATATTAATAAAAGAAATCCACACAATAACAACCTTATTAATCATATCAGTTTTATTTTACTTGAGAGGGTATGGGTTTTTAAGGATTCTCGACCGGCTTTTCCTGGGATTTTAA
- a CDS encoding AIR synthase family protein encodes MGKISPEKLLELVFPYQGKKRKEVIYNASLGRDCGVVDCDEDLIALTCDPITGTSTHIGSFAVHVVANDLICAGAEPVGLLISIVLPPNSDENQIQSIMKDVDLTSKKIGIAVLGGHTEISDVVNRTLIHCFGIGRVKRNNIPDVEKVRPGDTIIITKGAGIEGTAILANLYHEQLTIQFDQSFVQKAQDFISLLSVVPEGKIALKHNPHCLHDATEGGLLGALWEVCAGQNLGFMVEEKSVPLRPETKTISEFFQIDPLRLISSGTLILFTPHPDPLLEDLEKESIPAFQIGTITDLKDKILVRANGENEIIESCPQDELWRITEKSTNVTI; translated from the coding sequence TTGGGAAAAATTAGTCCAGAAAAACTATTAGAACTGGTTTTCCCTTATCAAGGGAAAAAAAGAAAAGAAGTTATCTATAATGCCTCCTTAGGTCGTGATTGTGGGGTTGTAGACTGTGATGAAGACCTCATCGCACTCACCTGTGATCCCATTACCGGTACCAGTACTCATATCGGCTCATTCGCTGTTCATGTTGTAGCTAATGATTTAATTTGTGCTGGAGCCGAACCGGTTGGTTTATTGATCAGTATCGTTTTGCCTCCAAATTCCGATGAAAATCAAATCCAATCAATAATGAAAGATGTTGATTTAACAAGTAAAAAAATAGGTATAGCTGTTTTGGGAGGACATACTGAAATTTCTGACGTGGTCAATCGGACCTTGATCCATTGTTTCGGCATTGGTCGAGTCAAGCGTAATAATATCCCTGATGTCGAAAAGGTACGGCCAGGAGATACAATAATCATCACCAAAGGAGCCGGCATTGAAGGCACAGCTATTTTGGCCAACCTTTACCATGAACAACTCACCATTCAATTCGATCAAAGCTTTGTTCAAAAAGCTCAAGACTTCATTTCATTGCTTAGTGTAGTTCCTGAGGGAAAGATTGCCTTAAAACACAACCCCCATTGTTTGCATGATGCCACAGAAGGAGGCTTGCTCGGTGCCCTTTGGGAAGTCTGTGCAGGTCAGAATCTTGGTTTTATGGTTGAAGAAAAATCAGTTCCGCTTCGTCCAGAAACCAAAACAATAAGTGAATTTTTCCAGATTGACCCTCTGCGGCTCATATCAAGTGGGACATTGATCCTCTTTACGCCTCATCCTGACCCTTTGCTTGAAGACCTTGAAAAAGAATCAATTCCAGCTTTCCAGATCGGAACAATTACCGATTTGAAGGATAAAATTTTAGTTCGTGCCAATGGTGAAAATGAAATTATTGAATCCTGTCCTCAGGATGAACTCTGGAGGATTACCGAAAAATCAACCAATGTTACAATCTAA
- a CDS encoding bactofilin family protein — protein MDWNNLICTWSDKIRSQSNQHFIETVLKKHPVELYLPEDTFFEGSIHVEGLIRLEGKVNGKIQCPIVIIAENALVTAEIEANCLYIEGHFRGIARVSFLYLSKLGRCEGNIKTNCIFVEEGARMQSKVTIEKGDNPPQSDLVTPSENL, from the coding sequence ATGGACTGGAACAATTTAATCTGTACTTGGAGCGATAAAATCCGCTCCCAATCAAATCAACATTTTATTGAAACTGTTTTAAAAAAACATCCGGTTGAACTCTATCTACCGGAAGATACTTTTTTTGAAGGATCTATTCATGTTGAGGGCTTGATTCGTTTAGAAGGAAAGGTCAATGGAAAAATTCAATGTCCCATTGTTATTATTGCTGAAAACGCTTTGGTGACTGCAGAAATTGAGGCTAATTGCCTTTATATTGAAGGACATTTTCGTGGGATTGCTCGAGTCTCTTTTCTCTACTTATCTAAACTGGGTCGATGTGAAGGTAACATTAAAACGAACTGTATCTTCGTCGAAGAAGGCGCACGGATGCAATCCAAGGTTACTATTGAAAAAGGAGACAATCCACCCCAATCCGATTTAGTCACACCTTCTGAAAATCTATAA
- a CDS encoding S-layer homology domain-containing protein: MKKLLIAFVLVLALAIPALANPFVDVPLNHWAYDAVQVLAAKGCVIGYPDGTFGGNRALTRYEFAQAVARCLAYMEQYVDEAGLATQEDIAMLEKLIQEFADELKNLGVTVEDLKRALGENSQAIKALEDRVALLEKYAEPVKVTGDFTATYTAYFPTDTDKTDAAWEDETNLYIAATINDYTTAGITLTAANSLGYGDAPNVTANNFWLIYQKDEWFIQAGEIRQNMIGLGLVLGDYQPDDPDDDRDYDLDYEGFYVSYTPEDSDVLWKALGDLNEFYAVRAEWEHVGVMATWMPEGTEFYNVDSDLVVSADVWTDFDDSDVMLTVEGAYAALSGAYGVAGEIEIKASDDATITVDGHYVVDGFTPADSAVTTSAFADDEMGFGVGASFILSGDEEGDDSWTLDLSYDWAAAITTGDMVTNAVEGTVTYVPFEAAKGETGIIHGLYDLMDSSFKVYGAYLNYPLDLDSENNEAYFSVRGQYDSANAEITAVGALAYEWIEEKTTLTVEGRYDSVTPADVQPWSAMAEVAWEMADKTNLTLSYEIGTWEDEYDDNWTGNIVDNAGTLTAELSVSF; encoded by the coding sequence ATGAAGAAACTGCTCATTGCATTTGTACTCGTTTTGGCTTTAGCTATTCCAGCTTTGGCCAATCCCTTTGTCGATGTGCCCTTGAATCACTGGGCATATGATGCCGTCCAAGTTCTAGCAGCCAAAGGCTGTGTCATCGGATATCCCGATGGGACCTTTGGTGGTAATCGGGCTCTGACCCGGTATGAATTTGCTCAAGCTGTGGCTCGTTGCTTGGCCTATATGGAACAGTATGTTGATGAAGCTGGTTTGGCCACTCAAGAAGACATTGCCATGCTCGAGAAACTGATCCAGGAATTCGCTGATGAACTGAAGAACCTCGGGGTCACCGTTGAAGACCTCAAAAGAGCTCTGGGTGAAAACAGCCAGGCCATCAAAGCCTTGGAAGACCGAGTTGCTCTTCTGGAAAAATACGCTGAACCAGTGAAAGTGACTGGTGATTTCACTGCTACTTACACTGCCTATTTCCCAACTGATACTGACAAAACCGATGCTGCTTGGGAAGATGAAACCAATCTCTACATCGCCGCCACCATCAATGACTACACCACTGCTGGAATCACCTTAACTGCAGCTAATTCACTCGGCTATGGTGATGCTCCAAACGTCACGGCCAATAATTTCTGGTTGATCTACCAGAAAGACGAGTGGTTCATTCAAGCGGGTGAAATTCGTCAGAACATGATTGGTCTCGGTTTGGTGCTCGGTGATTACCAACCGGATGATCCTGATGATGATCGGGATTATGACCTCGATTACGAAGGATTCTATGTCAGCTATACCCCAGAAGATAGCGATGTGTTGTGGAAAGCTTTAGGCGACCTCAACGAGTTCTATGCGGTTCGGGCTGAATGGGAACACGTTGGTGTGATGGCCACCTGGATGCCAGAAGGCACTGAGTTCTATAACGTCGATAGCGATCTGGTGGTCAGTGCTGATGTCTGGACCGACTTTGATGATTCCGATGTCATGCTCACCGTTGAAGGTGCCTATGCGGCTCTGTCCGGGGCTTATGGTGTGGCTGGAGAAATTGAAATCAAAGCCTCAGATGATGCCACCATCACCGTTGACGGTCACTACGTTGTCGATGGGTTCACTCCGGCTGATTCAGCCGTGACCACCAGCGCCTTTGCTGATGATGAAATGGGCTTTGGGGTCGGTGCCAGCTTCATTCTCTCCGGAGATGAAGAAGGCGACGACAGCTGGACCTTGGATCTGTCCTACGACTGGGCAGCAGCTATTACTACTGGCGACATGGTCACCAATGCTGTAGAAGGAACTGTGACCTATGTGCCCTTTGAAGCGGCCAAGGGTGAAACCGGAATCATTCACGGTTTGTATGACTTGATGGATAGTAGCTTCAAGGTCTATGGTGCTTACTTGAATTACCCACTCGATCTTGATAGTGAAAACAATGAAGCCTACTTCAGCGTGAGAGGTCAATACGATTCAGCCAATGCTGAAATCACCGCAGTGGGTGCTTTGGCGTATGAATGGATCGAAGAAAAGACCACCCTTACTGTTGAAGGTCGTTACGACAGCGTCACTCCTGCTGATGTCCAGCCCTGGAGCGCAATGGCTGAAGTAGCCTGGGAAATGGCTGACAAAACCAATCTGACCTTGTCTTACGAAATCGGGACCTGGGAAGATGAATATGACGATAATTGGACCGGGAATATTGTTGATAATGCTGGTACTCTTACCGCCGAACTTTCTGTCAGCTTCTAA
- a CDS encoding clostripain-related cysteine peptidase, with product MNIHKQKTLKPNIYYWFIVTFNLVFLAFILNGCIGSVVPSPYQEKIKANWTVMVFLNGDNDLDNYALADLNSMEMVGSSDKVKIIVEHDSLRGPAIRYLVRKDTNPIQINSEVLQQLGEINMGDANNLVEFIRYCALNYPADKYALILWNHGSGFKGKNISFDETSLNDSISIPELGQALMNAKSILNKPINLLGMDACLMAMVEVAYEVRNSSNILVASQESVPGEGWDYTTFLDSLITNPTMNEIQLAQIIADSFINQFPSQNVNISVSDLNRMDELAAGIGQLSRAILFDNHTSSQIYTDIGDSSQYFSDFDLIDLGDFSMLLTSDNRVQSSETKTAAFLVSNLLSQVVLYNRTNGPYVVNSHGLSLYFPYDSYNPQYEFLAFNRETSWNQVIQKLSVLKK from the coding sequence TTGAATATTCATAAACAAAAAACACTAAAACCTAATATTTATTACTGGTTTATTGTTACTTTTAACCTTGTTTTTCTCGCCTTTATCCTCAATGGTTGTATTGGGTCAGTCGTTCCATCTCCTTATCAGGAAAAAATCAAAGCAAACTGGACGGTTATGGTATTTCTCAATGGTGATAATGACCTTGATAACTATGCCTTAGCCGATCTAAATTCGATGGAAATGGTGGGCTCATCCGATAAAGTAAAAATTATTGTTGAACATGACTCACTACGGGGACCGGCTATCCGTTATCTCGTTCGAAAAGACACCAATCCTATTCAAATTAACTCCGAGGTTCTTCAACAGTTAGGTGAAATTAACATGGGCGATGCGAATAACTTAGTTGAATTTATTCGCTATTGTGCACTAAATTATCCAGCCGATAAATATGCCCTCATCCTTTGGAATCATGGATCTGGTTTCAAAGGAAAAAATATTTCCTTTGATGAAACTTCATTGAACGATTCAATTTCAATCCCAGAACTGGGTCAAGCTTTAATGAATGCAAAATCTATCCTAAATAAACCAATCAATCTTCTTGGTATGGATGCCTGCTTGATGGCTATGGTAGAAGTAGCCTATGAAGTCCGAAATAGTTCAAATATTTTGGTTGCTTCTCAGGAAAGCGTACCCGGCGAGGGGTGGGATTATACCACCTTCCTGGATAGTTTGATCACTAACCCAACCATGAATGAAATCCAGCTTGCACAAATCATTGCCGATAGTTTTATCAATCAATTTCCTTCTCAAAATGTCAACATTTCTGTCTCTGATCTCAATAGAATGGATGAATTAGCGGCGGGCATTGGGCAACTATCCAGAGCAATTTTATTTGATAATCATACCTCTTCACAAATTTATACTGATATCGGAGATTCAAGCCAATATTTTAGCGATTTTGATCTTATCGATTTAGGCGATTTTTCTATGCTTCTTACTTCGGATAACCGGGTTCAATCATCTGAGACAAAAACTGCAGCTTTTTTAGTTAGCAACCTCCTCTCACAAGTTGTACTCTATAATAGAACCAATGGCCCTTATGTCGTAAATTCTCATGGTCTGAGCCTTTATTTTCCTTATGATTCTTATAATCCACAATACGAATTCCTCGCCTTCAATCGGGAAACGTCATGGAATCAAGTTATTCAAAAATTATCCGTCTTAAAAAAATAA